The Microbacterium sp. LWH7-1.2 genome window below encodes:
- a CDS encoding NAD(P)-binding protein, with protein MTARPGIRSSVLGDPLRIGSVTVPNRIMQTAHSKQYSDRVESDRETAYYVRRALGGCGLFVAGNHFVHPTGSIRGFEDAYRPEGVAASKSMTDAVHEAGARIFVQLNHHGAQAQPDGPDGPRTVYAPSRIISPSTGHATREMDRADIASLVEGWAVSAEHARAGGFDGVEIHMAHGYLLHQFLSPLYNTRADEYGGDLEGRTRFPREVLRAVRARVGDDFTVGIRIVANEFHPEGIGGAGMREVIARLRQEARIDFLDLAAGGYHNVHYVFPSSPMPFAWLRDDVAAVKAANPDVPVFGVGAARSVEEAEEVVASGVADMVALTRAQIADPDLGRKLLGLAPVDAGERGIRHCIRLNQGCLGRGSRGLAMSCTVNPLVGRELERGERPRTTSPQRWLVVGGGAAGMRAAVELATDGHAVTLLERTDELGGQLRLARRVPGRESVGLLVDDLERDLAAVGVDVRLGIDATAETLRALGADGIVVATGAVAPVTTSLALGGAYVGGFPAEGTIDAFAAVSGARLGRRIAVVDGDGTAFAAGIVLTLLERVDEMELITPFETVFPHIGAGYDRPLLLERLGTHGGFRRSVAHRVELIEAGAVTTRDMLTGAADAIPGVDAVVAIEPRASVGVPGLEAPRIGADTAAAASGPRRVVTIGDAFAPRTIDAAIFDAVELAYDVAGLATLRG; from the coding sequence TGCGGGCTGTTCGTCGCCGGCAACCACTTCGTGCACCCGACGGGGTCGATCAGGGGTTTCGAGGACGCGTATCGTCCTGAGGGCGTCGCCGCCTCGAAGAGCATGACGGATGCTGTGCACGAAGCCGGTGCGAGGATCTTCGTGCAGCTGAACCACCATGGCGCACAGGCGCAGCCCGACGGGCCGGACGGCCCGCGGACGGTGTACGCGCCGTCGAGGATCATCTCACCGTCGACGGGGCATGCGACCCGCGAGATGGATCGCGCCGACATCGCCTCGCTCGTCGAGGGCTGGGCGGTGTCGGCCGAGCACGCACGCGCGGGCGGGTTCGACGGTGTCGAGATCCATATGGCGCACGGGTATCTGCTGCACCAGTTCCTCTCGCCGCTCTACAACACCCGCGCCGACGAGTACGGCGGCGACCTCGAAGGGCGCACGCGGTTCCCGCGTGAGGTGCTGCGCGCGGTGCGCGCGCGGGTGGGCGACGATTTCACCGTGGGGATCCGCATCGTCGCGAACGAGTTCCACCCCGAAGGCATCGGCGGCGCCGGCATGCGGGAGGTCATCGCCCGCCTCCGGCAGGAGGCCCGGATCGACTTCCTCGATCTCGCCGCCGGTGGCTACCACAATGTGCACTACGTCTTCCCGTCGTCGCCGATGCCCTTCGCCTGGCTGCGCGACGACGTCGCCGCCGTCAAGGCTGCGAACCCGGATGTGCCGGTGTTCGGTGTCGGCGCGGCCCGCTCGGTCGAGGAGGCCGAGGAGGTCGTCGCCTCCGGCGTCGCCGACATGGTCGCGCTCACCCGTGCCCAGATCGCCGACCCCGACCTCGGCCGCAAGCTGCTCGGACTCGCACCCGTCGACGCGGGGGAGCGCGGCATCCGTCATTGCATCCGCCTGAATCAGGGATGCCTCGGCCGCGGCAGTCGCGGACTCGCGATGTCGTGCACCGTCAACCCGCTCGTCGGTCGCGAGCTCGAACGCGGCGAGCGGCCGCGGACGACGTCGCCGCAGCGGTGGCTCGTCGTGGGTGGCGGGGCGGCGGGGATGCGGGCGGCGGTGGAGCTCGCCACCGACGGGCACGCGGTCACCCTGCTGGAGCGGACCGACGAGCTCGGCGGACAGCTGCGCCTCGCCCGTCGCGTGCCCGGGCGCGAGAGCGTGGGTCTTCTCGTCGACGATCTCGAGCGCGACCTCGCGGCTGTCGGCGTCGACGTGCGGCTCGGCATCGACGCGACGGCCGAGACGCTGCGCGCACTCGGGGCCGACGGCATCGTCGTCGCCACCGGCGCCGTCGCGCCGGTCACGACCTCGCTCGCGCTCGGCGGCGCGTACGTCGGCGGCTTCCCGGCCGAAGGCACGATCGACGCGTTCGCGGCCGTCTCGGGGGCTCGGCTCGGCCGCAGGATCGCGGTGGTGGACGGCGACGGCACCGCGTTCGCGGCGGGCATCGTGCTGACCCTGCTCGAGCGGGTCGACGAGATGGAGCTGATCACGCCCTTCGAGACCGTGTTCCCGCACATCGGTGCCGGATACGACCGACCGCTGCTGCTGGAGCGCCTCGGCACGCACGGCGGCTTCCGCCGGAGCGTCGCGCACCGGGTCGAGCTCATCGAGGCGGGCGCCGTGACCACGCGGGACATGCTGACCGGCGCGGCCGACGCGATCCCCGGCGTCGACGCGGTCGTGGCGATCGAGCCGCGCGCGTCGGTGGGCGTCCCCGGCCTCGAAGCGCCTCGGATCGGCGCGGACACCGCGGCCGCAGCATCCGGCCCTCGCCGCGTCGTCACCATCGGCGACGCCTTCGCACCCCGCACCATCGACGCGGCGATCTTCGACGCCGTCGAGCTCGCCTACGACGTCGCCGGCCTCGCAACGCTCCGCGGCTGA
- a CDS encoding aspartate aminotransferase family protein — translation MTTTAQSVTRRPARSDAELQQMAKDHLWMHFARQSVMTDGPGVPIIVKGEGHHIWDSQGKQYIDGLAGLFVVAAGHGRKRLAEVAAKQAEQLAFFPIWSYAHPAAIELADRLADYAPGDLNKVFFSTGGGEAVETAFKLAKYYWKIQGQPTKHKVISRSVAYHGTPQGALAITGIPAMKSMFEPVTPGGFRVPNTNFYRADDMGAPSGSLEEFGVWAADRIEEMILFEGPDTVAAVFLEPVQNSGGCFPPPPGYFQRVRQICDKYDVLLVSDEVICAFGRIGHMFACDAYGYVPDMITCAKAMTSGYSPIGATIVSDKIYEPFAHGDRAFYHGYTFGGHPVSAAVALENLDIFEEEGLNEHVRENSPIFRSTLEKLTDLPIVGDVRGDGYFFGIELVKDKATRETFDDDESERLLRGFLSKALFDAGLYCRADDRGDPVIQLAPPLTIGSNEFDEIEQILRSVLTEAWTRL, via the coding sequence ATGACCACCACCGCGCAGTCCGTGACCAGACGCCCTGCCCGAAGCGACGCCGAACTGCAGCAGATGGCCAAAGACCACCTGTGGATGCACTTCGCCCGCCAGTCCGTGATGACCGACGGGCCGGGTGTGCCGATCATCGTCAAGGGCGAGGGTCACCACATCTGGGACTCGCAGGGCAAGCAGTACATCGACGGCCTCGCCGGCCTTTTCGTCGTCGCGGCGGGCCACGGCCGCAAGCGCCTCGCCGAGGTGGCTGCGAAGCAGGCGGAGCAGCTCGCGTTCTTCCCCATCTGGTCGTACGCGCACCCCGCCGCCATCGAGCTCGCCGACCGTCTCGCCGACTACGCGCCGGGCGACCTCAACAAGGTCTTCTTCTCCACCGGCGGCGGCGAAGCGGTCGAGACCGCGTTCAAGCTCGCGAAGTACTACTGGAAGATCCAGGGCCAGCCCACCAAGCACAAGGTGATCTCGCGCTCGGTGGCCTACCACGGCACGCCGCAGGGCGCGCTCGCGATCACCGGCATCCCGGCCATGAAGTCGATGTTCGAGCCGGTCACCCCTGGCGGCTTCCGCGTGCCGAACACCAACTTCTATCGTGCCGACGACATGGGCGCACCCTCCGGCAGCCTCGAGGAGTTCGGTGTCTGGGCGGCCGATCGCATCGAGGAGATGATCCTCTTCGAAGGACCCGACACCGTCGCCGCGGTCTTCCTCGAGCCCGTGCAGAACTCCGGCGGCTGCTTCCCGCCGCCCCCCGGCTACTTCCAGCGCGTGCGCCAGATCTGCGACAAGTACGACGTGCTCCTCGTCTCCGACGAGGTCATCTGCGCGTTCGGGCGCATCGGCCACATGTTCGCGTGCGACGCGTACGGTTACGTCCCCGACATGATCACGTGCGCGAAGGCCATGACCAGCGGCTATTCGCCGATCGGCGCCACCATCGTGAGCGACAAGATCTACGAGCCGTTCGCCCACGGCGACCGCGCTTTCTACCACGGGTACACCTTCGGTGGTCACCCGGTCTCGGCGGCGGTCGCGCTCGAGAACCTCGACATCTTCGAGGAAGAGGGCCTCAACGAGCACGTGCGCGAGAACTCGCCGATCTTCCGCTCGACCCTCGAGAAGCTCACCGACCTCCCCATCGTCGGCGACGTGCGCGGCGACGGGTACTTCTTCGGCATCGAGCTCGTCAAGGACAAGGCGACGAGGGAGACCTTCGACGACGACGAGTCCGAGCGGCTGTTGCGCGGGTTCCTGTCGAAGGCACTGTTCGACGCGGGACTGTACTGCCGGGCCGACGACCGCGGCGACCCCGTCATCCAGCTCGCGCCGCCGCTCACGATCGGGTCGAACGAGTTCGACGAGATCGAGCAGATCCTGCGCAGCGTCCTCACAGAGGCGTGGACGCGACTCTGA
- a CDS encoding ATP-dependent DNA ligase: protein MGRFIYDTNANSVDIDDRTLAHLRIVMMNKLRRSEPFMFDVEIGDGSGRRSFWIHPAVPIQFHFFGSRQPRINRRWVEELMLSASGPSGLSILPEPEEDDAPPATEA from the coding sequence ATGGGCCGGTTCATCTACGACACCAACGCCAACTCGGTCGACATCGACGACCGCACGCTGGCGCATCTTCGTATCGTCATGATGAACAAGCTGCGACGCTCCGAGCCGTTCATGTTCGACGTCGAGATCGGCGACGGCAGCGGCCGGCGGAGCTTCTGGATCCACCCCGCGGTGCCGATCCAGTTCCATTTCTTCGGCAGTCGTCAGCCACGCATCAACCGTCGCTGGGTCGAGGAGCTCATGCTCTCCGCGAGCGGGCCCAGCGGGCTGTCGATCCTGCCGGAGCCCGAAGAGGACGACGCGCCGCCCGCGACCGAGGCGTGA
- a CDS encoding SLC13 family permease, translating into MDPVTATLVILVLAVVAFVSNRVPIGVVAIGVALALFFTGVLTLPQALAGFGDPTVLFIAGLFVVSEALDATGVTAWAGQKVIGRAGTKRSTLLVVIALLVAALTALISINGAVAALLPLVVVVAARAGIASSKLLMPLAFAASAGSLLLLTGTPVNIIVSEFAAASGGREFGYFEFALVGIPVLLGTVAFLLVGGGLVPERKGALMPLDLVRHARLLRQQYSLTLDTGMLLGPETGVTEVVVAPRSPLIGKHVCAGMTTPDGDLVVLAARRGDEQLKGTEFVVQAGDALLLQGAWDDLSRKTNQPGVLAVDDPAQLRRSVPLGKGAKRAIGILLAMILLLATGLVPPAVAALLAACALVLTRTVTVTQAYHAISWTTIVLIAGMIPLSTAFISTGTADLVANGMLSFLGEAGPHAALLALCGLTVVLGQLISNTATVLIVAPVAISVAQSLDLSVQPFMMALTVAGAAAFLTPIATPANLMVMEPAGYRFGDYWKLGLPLVLFFLVVAVWYVPLVWPF; encoded by the coding sequence GTGGACCCCGTCACCGCAACGCTCGTCATCCTCGTGCTCGCGGTGGTCGCCTTCGTGAGCAACCGCGTGCCCATCGGCGTCGTGGCTATCGGCGTCGCGCTGGCCCTCTTCTTCACCGGCGTGCTGACACTGCCGCAGGCGCTCGCGGGGTTCGGCGATCCGACAGTCCTCTTCATCGCGGGCCTCTTCGTGGTGAGCGAGGCCCTCGACGCCACCGGCGTCACCGCCTGGGCAGGGCAGAAGGTGATCGGGCGTGCCGGCACGAAGCGCTCCACGCTCCTGGTCGTGATCGCGCTCCTCGTCGCCGCACTGACGGCCCTCATCAGCATCAACGGCGCGGTCGCCGCGCTGCTGCCGCTCGTGGTGGTCGTCGCCGCCCGCGCGGGCATCGCCTCGTCGAAGCTCCTCATGCCGCTCGCGTTCGCGGCATCCGCCGGTTCGCTGCTGCTGCTCACCGGCACGCCGGTCAACATCATCGTCTCGGAGTTCGCCGCTGCCTCCGGAGGACGCGAGTTCGGGTACTTCGAATTCGCGCTGGTCGGCATCCCGGTCCTGCTCGGAACCGTCGCGTTCCTCCTCGTCGGCGGCGGTCTCGTGCCCGAGCGCAAGGGCGCGCTGATGCCGCTCGACCTCGTGCGGCACGCGCGCCTGCTGCGCCAGCAGTACTCGCTCACCCTCGACACCGGCATGCTGCTCGGCCCCGAGACCGGCGTCACGGAGGTGGTCGTGGCGCCACGGTCGCCGCTCATCGGCAAGCACGTGTGCGCCGGCATGACGACACCCGACGGCGACCTCGTGGTGCTCGCGGCGCGTCGCGGCGACGAGCAGCTCAAGGGCACCGAGTTCGTCGTGCAGGCCGGCGACGCGCTGCTGCTGCAGGGGGCATGGGACGACCTGTCGCGAAAGACGAATCAGCCTGGCGTGCTCGCCGTGGACGATCCCGCGCAGCTGCGCCGGTCTGTCCCGCTCGGCAAGGGCGCGAAGCGCGCGATCGGCATCCTGCTCGCGATGATCCTGCTGCTCGCGACGGGGCTGGTCCCCCCGGCGGTGGCCGCATTGCTGGCCGCGTGCGCCCTCGTGCTCACCCGCACGGTGACGGTGACGCAGGCGTACCACGCGATCTCGTGGACGACCATCGTGCTCATCGCCGGCATGATCCCGCTGTCGACGGCGTTCATCAGCACCGGCACGGCGGACCTCGTGGCGAACGGGATGCTGTCGTTCCTCGGCGAGGCGGGGCCGCACGCGGCATTGCTCGCCCTCTGCGGGCTGACGGTCGTGCTCGGGCAGCTCATCAGTAACACCGCTACGGTGCTCATCGTCGCGCCCGTCGCCATCTCGGTCGCGCAGTCGCTCGACCTCTCGGTGCAGCCCTTCATGATGGCGCTGACCGTCGCCGGTGCGGCGGCCTTCCTCACGCCGATCGCGACGCCCGCGAACCTCATGGTGATGGAGCCCGCCGGCTACCGCTTCGGCGACTACTGGAAGCTCGGCCTGCCGCTCGTGCTGTTCTTCCTCGTGGTGGCGGTTTGGTACGTCCCGCTCGTCTGGCCTTTCTGA
- a CDS encoding helix-turn-helix domain-containing protein, with amino-acid sequence MPSTASPRALPRQNRGPAAAADNRKALIAAAREVYAEGGLQAPFSAVAKRAGVGQGSLYRHFPDRTALAVAVFEDNVRDLEEYTASPDRTIDDLLDRVVAQAVVSTAFIELITADLSDRRVASLGARFQALVERLVARDRAAGRIGSQIETEDVTLATGMLATGLARADPAQRPAVARRARALFAAAFAPR; translated from the coding sequence GTGCCGAGCACCGCATCCCCCCGTGCGCTCCCTCGCCAGAACCGAGGCCCCGCCGCAGCAGCCGACAACCGGAAGGCGTTGATCGCCGCTGCCCGTGAGGTCTATGCCGAAGGAGGCCTGCAGGCCCCCTTCAGCGCCGTCGCCAAGCGCGCCGGCGTCGGGCAAGGAAGCCTGTACCGTCATTTCCCCGACCGAACCGCCCTCGCCGTCGCCGTCTTCGAAGACAATGTGCGCGACCTCGAGGAGTACACGGCGTCGCCCGATCGCACGATCGACGACCTGCTCGACCGCGTCGTCGCTCAGGCGGTCGTGTCGACGGCGTTCATCGAGCTCATCACCGCGGATCTCTCCGACCGCCGGGTCGCGTCGCTGGGCGCGCGATTCCAGGCGCTCGTGGAGCGTCTCGTCGCGCGTGACCGGGCCGCCGGGCGCATCGGATCGCAGATCGAGACCGAGGATGTGACCCTCGCGACGGGGATGCTGGCGACCGGGCTCGCCCGCGCCGATCCGGCGCAGCGGCCGGCAGTCGCACGCCGGGCGCGAGCGCTGTTCGCGGCGGCGTTCGCACCGCGCTGA